In Denitratisoma sp. DHT3, one DNA window encodes the following:
- the flgG gene encoding flagellar basal-body rod protein FlgG codes for MIRSLWIAKTGLDAQQTQLDVISNNLANVGTNGFKRSRAVFEDLLYQNLRQPGAQSTQQTMIPSGLMLGVGVRPISTEHIFTQGSLQKTENALDIAINGQGFFQIQMPDGTLAYTRDGAFQKDSTGQVVTSSGYPLSPAITIPSDAVSVTISRDGVVSILQAGNPAPTQIGSIQLATFVNAGGLQSVGENLFVETASSGTPTPNTPGNNGAGVLNQGYVETSNVNVAEELVNMIQTQRAYEMNSKAISTSDQMLARLTQL; via the coding sequence ATGATTCGTTCCCTGTGGATCGCCAAGACCGGACTGGACGCCCAGCAGACCCAGCTGGACGTCATTTCCAACAATCTGGCCAACGTCGGCACCAACGGTTTCAAGCGTTCCCGGGCCGTCTTCGAGGACTTGCTGTACCAGAACCTGCGCCAGCCCGGCGCCCAGTCGACGCAGCAGACCATGATTCCTTCGGGGCTGATGCTGGGGGTCGGCGTGCGGCCGATTTCCACCGAGCACATCTTCACCCAGGGCAGCCTGCAGAAGACCGAAAATGCGCTGGACATCGCCATCAACGGCCAGGGTTTCTTCCAGATCCAGATGCCCGACGGCACGCTGGCCTACACCCGCGACGGCGCCTTCCAGAAGGACAGCACCGGCCAGGTGGTGACCTCCAGCGGTTATCCGCTGTCGCCGGCGATCACCATTCCCTCCGATGCCGTTTCCGTGACCATCAGCCGTGACGGCGTGGTTTCCATCCTGCAGGCGGGAAATCCCGCGCCCACCCAGATCGGCTCGATCCAGCTCGCCACCTTCGTCAACGCCGGCGGCTTGCAGAGCGTGGGGGAAAACCTGTTCGTCGAGACGGCCTCCTCGGGCACGCCGACCCCCAATACGCCGGGCAACAACGGCGCCGGGGTGCTCAACCAGGGTTATGTGGAAACCTCCAACGTCAATGTGGCGGAGGAACTGGTGAACATGATCCAGACCCAGCGCGCCTACGAGATGAACTCCAAGGCCATCAGCACCTCGGACCAGATGCTGGCGCGGCTGACCCAGTTGTAA
- the flgF gene encoding flagellar basal-body rod protein FlgF, whose amino-acid sequence MDRLIYTAMSGASQTMNRQAAVAHNLANVSSTGYRAEEHRLRAVQVQTQNTPAALPTRAFAVDASTHTDYSSGALQYTGRNLDLAVQGKGWIALSMPDGSEAYTRNGNLELSVNGVLQTRNGIPVMGDGGPISIPPDSRIAVGKDGTVSVVPETGAQNTVNAIGRIKLVNPPEETLVRGGDGLFRLADNAPAPPDEQVSVANGYLENSNVNPVDQMVSMISLARQFEMQMKMLSTADQNDRAATQVISAR is encoded by the coding sequence ATGGATAGGCTCATTTACACCGCCATGAGCGGGGCCAGTCAGACCATGAACCGCCAGGCGGCGGTGGCCCATAATCTGGCGAACGTGTCCTCCACCGGCTATCGGGCGGAGGAGCATCGGCTGCGCGCGGTGCAGGTGCAGACGCAGAACACGCCGGCCGCGCTGCCGACCCGCGCCTTCGCGGTGGATGCCAGCACCCATACCGACTATTCCTCCGGCGCCTTGCAATACACCGGCCGCAATCTGGACCTGGCGGTGCAGGGCAAGGGCTGGATCGCGCTGTCCATGCCCGACGGCAGCGAGGCCTACACCCGCAACGGCAATCTCGAACTGAGCGTCAATGGCGTGCTGCAAACCCGCAACGGCATTCCGGTGATGGGCGACGGCGGCCCGATCTCCATTCCGCCGGACTCGAGGATCGCCGTGGGCAAGGACGGCACCGTTTCCGTGGTGCCGGAGACTGGCGCGCAGAACACCGTCAATGCCATCGGCCGCATCAAGCTGGTGAATCCGCCGGAAGAAACCCTGGTGCGGGGCGGCGACGGCCTGTTCCGCCTGGCCGACAATGCGCCCGCGCCGCCCGATGAGCAGGTCAGCGTGGCCAATGGCTACCTGGAGAACAGCAACGTGAATCCGGTGGACCAGATGGTGAGCATGATCTCCCTGGCCCGCCAGTTCGAAATGCAGATGAAGATGTTGTCCACGGCCGATCAGAACGATCGCGCCGCCACCCAAGTGATTTCCGCCCGCTAG
- a CDS encoding flagellar hook protein FlgE: MGFQQGLSGLNVSAKALDAIGNNVSNANTVGFKAAAVRFADVFASSLSGVGGAQIGIGSNVAGIAQQFTQGNITSTNNTLDLAINGSGMYRMSGGGTITYTRSGQFSVDKDGYIVGAGGQRLTGYAADNNTIVPGNFVDLRLTTTNIPPKVTEKSQLQLNLDSRATAPTQMTQGMLAAGQAFGGGTGSVTIAAATPNNQLDLWVDGKPVSVTIPDGTYTATEMATTLTTLINTALGTSGATVEVTATSGGLLQFTSNSRGTVGSLGNGSSISISASSATVDLGLTTQVGGPTVGVDGPPATGGQYVGIAAITFPLTVTKGQNDTFSVVVDGAPHTVTLPPGIYNDPPTGTGTPPADDLVGQINLQLGTAGTATLTAGVLDIASATTGAGSAVFVTGGNAVAGLFGAHNGEDKFDPDKTLSYTASTAQTVYDSLGNPHNLTLYFAKTSEGNTWQMYTTLDKGGLIGPTLLKFNASGILDAQTPMPLMQQYTLNNGALPLSFELDLTGTTQYGISFGVNQLLQDGYSSGQLAGLSVAADGTIQGNYSNGKSQKMGQVILVSFNNPNGLLSLGGNQWAETADSGQPIPGTPGQGRLGAIQSAAIEESNVDLTKELVDMITQQRVYQANAQTIKTQDSVLQTLVNLR; the protein is encoded by the coding sequence ATGGGTTTTCAACAAGGTTTGAGCGGGCTCAACGTATCGGCCAAGGCGCTGGATGCGATCGGCAACAACGTTTCCAACGCGAATACGGTGGGTTTCAAGGCGGCGGCCGTGCGATTCGCCGATGTCTTCGCATCGTCATTGTCCGGTGTCGGCGGCGCACAGATCGGTATCGGATCGAATGTGGCGGGAATTGCCCAACAATTCACGCAAGGGAACATCACGTCCACCAACAATACCCTCGATCTGGCGATCAACGGTTCCGGCATGTACCGCATGTCCGGCGGTGGAACCATCACCTACACCCGCAGCGGGCAGTTCTCCGTCGACAAGGACGGCTACATCGTCGGTGCCGGCGGCCAGCGGCTGACCGGATATGCGGCTGACAACAACACGATCGTGCCGGGCAACTTCGTTGACCTGCGGCTGACCACCACCAACATCCCGCCGAAGGTAACCGAGAAAAGCCAGCTCCAGTTGAACCTGGATTCCCGGGCGACGGCCCCGACCCAGATGACGCAGGGGATGCTGGCCGCCGGCCAGGCATTCGGTGGCGGGACGGGCTCCGTGACGATCGCCGCAGCGACACCCAACAACCAACTGGATCTGTGGGTGGACGGCAAACCTGTTTCGGTGACCATTCCCGACGGCACGTACACCGCCACCGAAATGGCCACGACCTTGACCACGCTGATCAACACGGCGCTCGGCACGTCCGGCGCCACGGTGGAGGTGACCGCGACCAGCGGCGGTCTGTTGCAATTCACTTCGAATAGCCGCGGCACCGTCGGCAGCTTGGGGAATGGTTCGTCCATCAGCATCTCCGCTTCCAGTGCGACAGTCGACCTCGGCCTGACGACGCAAGTCGGCGGGCCGACAGTGGGAGTCGACGGTCCTCCCGCGACGGGAGGCCAATACGTCGGAATTGCGGCGATCACTTTTCCGCTGACGGTCACCAAGGGGCAGAACGACACTTTCAGCGTGGTCGTGGATGGTGCGCCGCATACGGTGACTTTGCCGCCAGGCATCTATAACGACCCTCCCACGGGAACCGGTACTCCGCCTGCTGACGACCTCGTGGGTCAGATCAACTTGCAATTGGGAACTGCGGGAACGGCCACCCTGACGGCTGGGGTGTTGGATATCGCTTCGGCGACCACGGGAGCAGGTTCCGCAGTGTTCGTCACCGGCGGCAACGCCGTCGCCGGTCTGTTCGGTGCCCACAACGGCGAGGACAAGTTCGATCCGGACAAGACGCTGAGCTATACCGCATCGACGGCTCAGACGGTGTACGACTCCCTGGGCAATCCGCACAACCTGACCCTGTATTTCGCCAAGACGTCGGAGGGCAACACCTGGCAGATGTATACGACGCTCGACAAGGGTGGGCTGATCGGACCGACCTTGCTCAAATTCAACGCCAGCGGCATTCTTGATGCCCAGACCCCGATGCCCTTGATGCAGCAATACACGCTCAACAACGGCGCGCTTCCCCTCAGTTTCGAGCTGGATCTGACTGGCACGACCCAATACGGCATCAGTTTCGGCGTCAATCAGCTTTTGCAGGACGGCTACAGCTCGGGCCAGCTTGCCGGTCTGTCGGTGGCCGCCGACGGTACCATCCAGGGAAATTATTCCAACGGGAAATCCCAGAAAATGGGACAGGTGATATTGGTGAGCTTCAATAATCCCAACGGCCTGCTTTCGCTGGGGGGCAACCAGTGGGCGGAGACCGCCGACTCCGGGCAGCCCATTCCAGGTACGCCGGGGCAAGGCCGGCTGGGGGCGATTCAATCCGCCGCCATTGAAGAGTCCAACGTCGACCTCACCAAGGAGCTGGTGGACATGATCACCCAGCAGCGGGTCTACCAGGCCAATGCCCAGACCATCAAGACCCAGGACAGCGTATTGCAAACCCTGGTGAATCTGCGCTGA
- the flgD gene encoding flagellar hook assembly protein FlgD gives MATSSVTDSSNADIYAALNGKKSTASTSTVSDAQNRFLKLLTTQLKNQDPLNPMDNAQMTSQMAQISTVDGIERLNATLQKLINNSTDSQTMQAAALVGHGVLVPGTGMNLASGSAFAGVDLATAADRVTVTIKDANGLVVRTLDLGEVEAGSHVFQWDGKANSGADAADGAYTFSVAAVQGTNKVDVTALAVGLVSSVERAATGLTLNVGQMGSFTMSDVRQIL, from the coding sequence ATGGCAACATCTTCCGTAACCGACAGTTCCAACGCCGACATCTATGCCGCCCTGAACGGCAAGAAGTCGACCGCCAGCACCTCGACCGTCAGCGATGCCCAGAATCGTTTCCTGAAGCTATTGACCACCCAGCTCAAGAACCAGGATCCGCTGAATCCGATGGACAACGCCCAGATGACCTCCCAGATGGCGCAGATCAGCACCGTGGATGGCATCGAGCGGTTGAATGCCACCTTGCAGAAACTCATCAACAACTCGACCGACAGCCAGACGATGCAGGCCGCGGCGCTGGTCGGCCATGGCGTTCTGGTCCCCGGCACCGGGATGAATCTTGCCTCTGGCAGCGCCTTCGCCGGTGTCGATCTGGCGACGGCCGCGGATCGGGTCACGGTCACGATCAAGGATGCCAATGGCCTGGTGGTGAGGACGCTGGACCTTGGGGAGGTGGAGGCCGGTTCCCACGTGTTCCAGTGGGATGGCAAGGCCAACAGCGGTGCCGATGCCGCAGATGGCGCCTATACCTTCAGCGTGGCCGCCGTCCAGGGGACGAACAAGGTCGATGTCACGGCGTTGGCCGTGGGACTGGTTTCCAGTGTGGAGCGTGCCGCGACCGGTCTGACCCTGAATGTGGGGCAGATGGGCAGCTTCACGATGTCGGACGTGCGACAAATTCTCTGA
- the flgC gene encoding flagellar basal body rod protein FlgC: MFNILSISSSALTAQSARLNAVSSNLANADSVVGADGQPYRAKQVVFKATPMGDGQGVRVSQVVESAAPLRMTYDPGSPAANADGYVAMPNVNVVEEMVNMISASRAYQTNTEVMTTAKSLMLKTLAIGQ, encoded by the coding sequence ATGTTCAACATTCTGTCCATTTCCAGTTCCGCCCTGACGGCCCAGTCGGCCCGCTTGAACGCGGTGTCGAGCAACCTGGCCAACGCCGATAGCGTGGTGGGCGCCGACGGCCAGCCCTACCGGGCCAAGCAGGTGGTGTTCAAGGCCACGCCGATGGGCGACGGCCAGGGCGTCCGGGTCAGCCAGGTGGTCGAAAGCGCGGCGCCGCTGCGCATGACCTACGACCCCGGCAGTCCGGCGGCCAATGCCGACGGGTACGTGGCCATGCCCAATGTCAATGTGGTGGAAGAAATGGTGAACATGATCTCCGCCTCCAGGGCTTATCAAACCAACACCGAAGTGATGACGACCGCCAAGTCGCTGATGCTGAAAACCCTGGCCATCGGCCAGTAA
- the flgB gene encoding flagellar basal body rod protein FlgB produces the protein MIDRIDSEFRLQQAALNLRSYRQELLASNIANADTPHYKARDFDFKSALSQALGGTSQGALALARTASGHLDSATGGRNGVDLQYRTEFQGAVDGNTVDMDVERAAFIENSVQVEAMLTFLSGRFKTLQMAIQGQ, from the coding sequence ATGATCGATCGTATTGATAGCGAGTTCCGGTTGCAGCAAGCGGCATTGAACCTGCGTTCCTACCGACAGGAACTGCTGGCCTCGAATATCGCCAATGCGGACACGCCTCACTACAAGGCCCGGGATTTCGACTTCAAATCGGCCCTGAGCCAGGCCCTGGGCGGGACAAGCCAGGGAGCGCTGGCGCTGGCCCGCACCGCCTCGGGGCACCTGGATTCCGCCACGGGCGGCCGGAACGGCGTCGATCTGCAATACCGTACCGAATTCCAGGGGGCGGTGGATGGCAACACGGTGGACATGGATGTCGAGCGGGCGGCGTTCATCGAGAACTCGGTGCAGGTCGAAGCGATGCTGACTTTCCTGAGCGGCAGGTTCAAAACCCTGCAAATGGCAATCCAGGGACAGTGA